A single genomic interval of Aegicerativicinus sediminis harbors:
- a CDS encoding sugar nucleotidyltransferase has product MKIIVPMAGRGSRLRPHTLTIPKPLIPVAGKPIVHRLVKDIAKVLNEPIEEIAFVLGEPAFFGDEVVKSLEELAATLSAKASIYRQNEPLGTGHAIMCAEPSLSGPAVVAYADTLIKADFDLDTDADSVIWVKQVENPEAYGVVKLNERNEIIELVEKPKNFVSDLAVIGIYYFKDIGVLKNELQHVLDENIVNGGEYQINDGILRMMKDGKVFKTGTVDEWMDCGNKAVTVETNGKMLQILEIEKDEVLVSESMENHDSTIIPPCFIGDNVKLVNCKIGPFVSIGEGTVVENSIVKNSLIQTNSVIKNANLDEAMIGNFVEFDGEFNKISIGDYSSLV; this is encoded by the coding sequence ATGAAGATAATAGTCCCTATGGCCGGGAGAGGATCCCGATTAAGGCCACATACATTAACAATACCTAAACCTTTAATTCCAGTTGCAGGAAAACCGATAGTACATCGATTGGTTAAGGATATTGCCAAAGTATTAAATGAACCCATTGAAGAAATCGCTTTTGTATTAGGCGAACCGGCATTTTTTGGTGATGAGGTTGTAAAAAGTCTAGAGGAGTTGGCTGCTACACTAAGTGCTAAAGCTTCAATTTATAGACAAAATGAACCTTTGGGAACTGGGCATGCTATAATGTGTGCAGAGCCCTCCTTAAGTGGACCTGCGGTTGTTGCCTATGCTGATACTTTAATAAAGGCTGATTTTGATCTTGATACCGACGCAGATAGTGTAATCTGGGTTAAACAAGTGGAAAATCCAGAGGCCTATGGCGTTGTTAAACTTAATGAGCGCAATGAAATTATTGAATTGGTTGAAAAGCCCAAGAATTTTGTAAGTGATCTGGCGGTTATAGGGATATACTACTTTAAAGATATTGGCGTTCTTAAAAATGAATTGCAGCACGTATTAGATGAAAACATCGTCAATGGTGGAGAATATCAAATTAATGATGGAATTTTGCGTATGATGAAGGATGGGAAAGTTTTTAAAACTGGCACGGTGGACGAATGGATGGATTGCGGAAACAAGGCAGTAACGGTAGAAACTAATGGCAAAATGCTTCAAATTTTAGAAATTGAGAAGGATGAGGTTTTAGTTTCAGAAAGCATGGAGAACCACGATTCCACGATTATTCCGCCATGTTTTATTGGTGACAATGTTAAATTGGTGAATTGCAAAATCGGTCCATTTGTATCTATTGGCGAGGGTACTGTTGTTGAAAATTCAATTGTTAAAAACAGCTTAATCCAAACAAATTCAGTAATTAAAAATGCTAATTTAGATGAAGCCATGATTGGTAATTTTGTAGAATTCGATGGCGAATTCAATAAGATTAGTATTGGTGATTACAGTAGTTTGGTATAG
- a CDS encoding tetratricopeptide repeat protein, whose product MKLILNIAVFILTLCFSLNLKAQVDFNKRPDDDLGNVEDAFQESFFEALKEHGIENYQKSINALLHCKDLDNSKSVVYYELGKNYNQLKNFGAAEESLKKAVEMEPDNEWYLDELYHVYLQQNDLNSAVKTVRQLVKYHPDYKQDLVSLYIQAEKFNDAMELLDELDAKYGISTDRDYLRNQIYNLTGKDKDRIENLEERLKMDPGNEINYLNLIYRYSEMEQPDKAFEIAKQLLAVNPQSQLVHLALYKFYLDKGQTSEAVKSMKIVLKSSEIKPDAKTKVLSDFVNFVGENSEYEPELLDVTAGLDSNPNAKTNKQMAMYYIQANNKPKALEYFQMALNDEPKDLDLLKNTILLQIDLGKFTDAQKVSQTALDLYPAQPVLYLLNGVSLNGLKSGKKAIETLEMGLTYLIDDKPMEIDFYKQLSVAYSLENNTSKSQWYFKQAEALKNGN is encoded by the coding sequence TTGAAATTAATTCTTAACATAGCGGTATTTATCCTTACTCTGTGCTTTAGTTTAAATCTAAAGGCTCAGGTTGACTTTAATAAGCGACCTGATGATGATTTGGGAAATGTTGAGGATGCTTTTCAAGAGAGTTTTTTTGAAGCTTTAAAAGAACATGGAATAGAGAACTATCAAAAATCTATTAATGCATTGTTGCATTGCAAAGACCTGGATAATTCTAAATCTGTTGTCTATTACGAACTAGGAAAAAACTACAACCAGTTAAAAAATTTTGGAGCCGCAGAAGAATCCCTTAAAAAGGCTGTAGAAATGGAGCCAGATAACGAATGGTATCTAGATGAGCTTTACCATGTGTATCTTCAGCAAAACGATTTAAATTCGGCTGTAAAGACTGTTAGGCAGCTGGTTAAATACCATCCCGATTATAAACAAGATTTGGTATCGCTTTATATTCAAGCTGAAAAGTTTAATGATGCCATGGAATTGTTAGATGAATTAGATGCCAAATATGGGATTAGTACAGATAGGGATTACTTGAGAAATCAGATATATAATCTTACTGGCAAGGATAAGGATCGCATAGAAAATTTAGAAGAACGGCTGAAAATGGATCCAGGTAATGAGATTAACTATCTAAACCTAATCTACCGTTATAGCGAGATGGAGCAGCCCGATAAAGCTTTTGAAATTGCCAAACAATTGCTTGCCGTAAATCCACAATCGCAATTGGTACATTTGGCACTTTATAAGTTTTATCTTGATAAAGGGCAGACTTCAGAAGCGGTTAAGTCAATGAAAATTGTTTTGAAAAGTTCAGAAATTAAACCAGACGCTAAAACCAAGGTTTTGAGTGATTTTGTGAATTTCGTAGGGGAGAATTCAGAATATGAGCCTGAATTATTGGATGTTACTGCCGGCCTAGATTCAAATCCAAATGCTAAAACCAATAAGCAGATGGCAATGTATTATATACAGGCGAACAACAAACCAAAAGCATTGGAATATTTTCAAATGGCACTTAATGATGAGCCAAAAGATTTAGATTTATTAAAGAATACAATTTTATTACAGATAGATTTAGGAAAGTTTACAGACGCTCAAAAGGTAAGTCAGACCGCTTTAGACCTATATCCCGCTCAACCTGTATTATATTTATTGAACGGTGTGTCTCTTAATGGATTAAAAAGTGGTAAAAAGGCGATAGAAACCTTAGAAATGGGCCTGACATATTTAATTGATGACAAACCTATGGAAATCGATTTTTACAAACAACTTTCTGTTGCTTATTCCCTAGAAAACAACACTTCTAAATCTCAATGGTATTTTAAACAAGCTGAAGCCCTTAAGAATGGAAATTAA
- a CDS encoding DUF4292 domain-containing protein, whose translation MEIKKPLFFIFIVTLLISPYSCKSVKGLDVDGTVNENLTAKQIIKENQKQEARFKTLQCRLKIDYRQNEDSQGYTANLRMQKDEVIWLNATLGLARVMITPNKVQFYDKINNQYFEGDYALLSKLLGVELDFFKVQNMLLGEAIFGFDGNYESSVNENKYVLHPKEQSAVFELFYLLNPAYFKMDSQQFYQPLTKRILQVDYASYQEIDKQKVPLNMKIIAVEDTDELNIELEYKSVSLNEEVRFPFNIPSGFKEIKLDETD comes from the coding sequence ATGGAAATTAAAAAGCCATTATTTTTCATATTTATTGTTACCCTATTAATATCACCCTATTCCTGTAAATCAGTTAAGGGGTTGGATGTTGACGGAACCGTCAATGAAAATCTCACTGCGAAACAGATAATAAAAGAAAACCAAAAACAGGAGGCTAGATTTAAAACCTTGCAGTGCAGGCTAAAAATTGACTACAGGCAGAATGAGGATAGTCAAGGGTACACGGCCAATCTTAGAATGCAAAAAGATGAAGTGATTTGGTTGAATGCAACTTTAGGATTGGCTAGAGTAATGATTACCCCAAATAAGGTGCAGTTTTATGATAAAATCAACAATCAATATTTTGAAGGTGATTATGCACTATTAAGTAAATTATTGGGAGTTGAATTAGACTTTTTTAAGGTTCAAAACATGTTGTTAGGGGAGGCCATTTTTGGTTTTGATGGTAATTATGAATCCTCGGTTAATGAAAATAAATATGTTTTACACCCAAAGGAGCAAAGTGCAGTTTTTGAATTATTTTATTTGCTGAATCCTGCTTACTTTAAAATGGATTCGCAACAATTTTATCAGCCACTAACCAAAAGAATTCTACAAGTGGATTATGCTAGTTATCAAGAAATTGACAAGCAGAAAGTTCCATTAAACATGAAAATTATTGCCGTTGAGGACACAGACGAACTTAATATTGAATTGGAGTATAAATCCGTATCCTTAAACGAAGAAGTCCGTTTCCCATTTAATATTCCTTCTGGATTTAAAGAAATTAAGCTTGATGAAACAGATTAG
- a CDS encoding murein hydrolase activator EnvC family protein: protein MKQIRAFILFGLLFQLISFTSVAQSAKQKQLEAKRQQLQKEIKEMNSLLFTDKKKEKSVLTQVEDLNRKITVMQNLIRVTNDQANLLTREINDNQKQIGNLRKQLEELKEAYAAMIVTSYKNKSQQSRVMFLLSSENFKQAYKRLQYFKQYREYQQEQAAEIKNKTEKLQELNTSLLEQKKQKDVLVAENRESKKQLEVELAAHETLMASIRKNMASYAAQIKKKQQEADRIDREIERLIKEAIAESNKSAGKSSSSETFALTAEAKKLAANFEANRGKLPWPVEKGVVQLGYGQQPSPIDKKVPIMSHGVRIATSSGTKARAVFDGVVKAISVPRKGNPVVLIQHGNYFTVYSNLSKVYVKKGDKVTTKQEIGEVFTDVIAKQTILSFSVWKNTKTENPALWLYNM, encoded by the coding sequence ATGAAACAGATTAGGGCATTTATTCTTTTCGGGTTGCTATTTCAACTGATTTCATTCACTTCTGTTGCCCAAAGTGCGAAACAAAAGCAATTGGAGGCAAAAAGGCAACAGCTCCAGAAAGAGATTAAAGAAATGAACTCTTTACTTTTCACGGACAAGAAGAAAGAGAAATCTGTATTAACCCAAGTTGAGGATTTAAACCGTAAAATAACGGTAATGCAAAATCTAATCAGAGTCACAAACGATCAGGCTAACCTCCTTACACGAGAAATAAATGATAACCAAAAACAAATAGGAAATTTAAGAAAACAACTTGAAGAACTGAAAGAGGCTTATGCAGCTATGATAGTTACTTCCTATAAAAATAAGTCTCAACAAAGTAGGGTGATGTTTTTGCTTTCTTCTGAAAACTTCAAACAGGCGTATAAACGTCTTCAATACTTTAAGCAGTATAGAGAATACCAACAAGAACAGGCTGCGGAGATAAAAAATAAAACTGAAAAATTACAAGAACTTAATACTTCCCTACTCGAACAGAAAAAACAAAAGGATGTTTTGGTTGCGGAAAATCGTGAATCTAAAAAACAATTGGAGGTTGAACTAGCGGCACATGAAACCTTAATGGCATCCATACGCAAAAACATGGCGAGTTACGCGGCACAAATTAAAAAGAAGCAGCAGGAAGCCGATAGAATTGACCGTGAAATTGAGCGATTAATTAAAGAAGCAATTGCAGAATCAAACAAAAGTGCAGGTAAATCCTCCTCCTCAGAAACCTTTGCATTAACAGCTGAAGCAAAAAAACTTGCTGCAAATTTTGAAGCGAATAGGGGTAAATTACCCTGGCCAGTGGAAAAGGGAGTAGTGCAGTTAGGTTATGGGCAACAACCCTCTCCAATAGACAAAAAGGTGCCGATAATGAGCCATGGAGTTCGTATTGCTACCAGTTCTGGAACCAAAGCAAGAGCCGTGTTCGATGGTGTGGTAAAAGCCATTTCGGTTCCGCGAAAAGGTAACCCAGTTGTGCTTATTCAGCATGGTAACTATTTTACAGTTTATAGCAACCTATCCAAGGTTTATGTAAAGAAGGGTGATAAAGTTACCACAAAGCAAGAAATAGGTGAAGTGTTCACGGATGTAATAGCCAAGCAAACCATATTAAGTTTTTCTGTTTGGAAAAACACAAAAACAGAAAACCCAGCACTTTGGCTTTATAACATGTAA
- a CDS encoding acyl-CoA thioesterase, giving the protein MTAKTPEQSRTIMTDLVLPSETNPLNNLFGGELLARMDRAASISARRHSRRIVVTASVNHVAFNRAVPLGSVVTVEAKVSRAFRTSMEVYIDVWTEDRESGNRTKANEAIYTFVAVDDMGRPVEIPELRPETDLEKERFEAALRRKQLSLVLAGKMKPKDATELKAIFE; this is encoded by the coding sequence ATGACCGCAAAGACTCCAGAACAATCGAGAACAATAATGACAGACTTGGTTTTGCCAAGTGAAACTAATCCATTAAACAATCTTTTTGGAGGAGAATTGCTAGCTCGTATGGATCGGGCTGCCAGTATATCCGCCCGACGACATTCTCGCAGAATTGTAGTGACGGCTTCTGTTAACCATGTGGCATTTAATAGAGCGGTACCTTTGGGAAGTGTAGTCACCGTAGAAGCTAAGGTAAGTAGAGCCTTTAGAACCTCAATGGAAGTTTATATTGATGTTTGGACTGAGGACAGGGAATCTGGCAATAGAACTAAAGCCAATGAGGCAATTTATACATTTGTAGCGGTGGATGATATGGGAAGACCCGTTGAAATCCCCGAACTCAGACCAGAAACTGATTTAGAAAAAGAACGCTTTGAAGCTGCCTTAAGGAGAAAACAGTTAAGTTTGGTATTAGCCGGAAAGATGAAACCTAAAGACGCAACAGAACTTAAAGCTATTTTCGAATAA
- a CDS encoding HU domain-containing protein, protein MQLETYISDLLYRYDCVTIPELGALLTKRHSAIIDEVSSTFYPPKKVISFNEQLQQSDGLLVSYISEVEKIPFSTASEKVQKYVRSIKSYLIEGETITFKNIGDMVLNNEGKIVFQPAYHINYLTDSFGLEQLSTPEILRETYTKEVEEIEKIIPITVSNPKGNRFLKYAAVAIIALTLGMVGAGAYINQQIADHNKLAQEEANEKIDHNIQEATFVIDNPLPAATIRLEKQSGKYHLVAGAFRVQENAENSIKQLRSEGFKARILGVNKYGLHEVVYESFEDRMEAIEALRDIRKNHNSSAWMLVRDLE, encoded by the coding sequence ATGCAACTAGAAACATACATTAGCGACCTTTTATACAGATACGATTGTGTAACAATTCCTGAATTGGGGGCCCTCCTCACAAAAAGGCATTCTGCTATAATCGATGAAGTTAGTTCAACCTTTTACCCACCTAAAAAGGTAATTTCCTTTAATGAACAATTACAGCAAAGTGACGGGTTATTGGTCAGTTATATTTCTGAGGTTGAAAAAATACCCTTTAGCACAGCATCAGAAAAGGTTCAAAAATATGTTAGAAGCATTAAATCCTATTTAATTGAAGGCGAAACTATTACCTTTAAAAATATAGGAGATATGGTTTTGAATAACGAAGGAAAAATTGTTTTTCAGCCTGCCTACCATATTAATTATTTAACCGATTCTTTCGGTCTTGAACAACTTAGTACACCAGAAATACTTAGGGAAACTTATACTAAGGAAGTTGAAGAGATTGAAAAAATTATACCAATTACAGTCTCCAATCCAAAAGGCAATCGTTTCTTGAAATATGCTGCTGTGGCCATTATCGCCCTTACCTTGGGTATGGTAGGCGCTGGGGCTTATATAAACCAACAGATTGCAGATCATAATAAATTGGCGCAAGAGGAGGCTAATGAAAAAATCGATCATAATATACAAGAGGCAACTTTTGTAATCGACAATCCCCTTCCAGCCGCTACCATCAGGCTTGAAAAGCAATCAGGTAAATACCACCTAGTTGCAGGGGCTTTCCGTGTGCAAGAAAATGCAGAAAATAGCATCAAACAATTGCGGTCTGAAGGTTTTAAGGCTAGAATACTTGGAGTAAATAAATACGGCTTGCACGAAGTAGTATATGAGAGTTTTGAAGATCGCATGGAAGCCATTGAAGCATTAAGAGATATTCGTAAAAATCACAATTCCAGTGCCTGGATGTTGGTTCGCGACCTAGAATAA
- the dprA gene encoding DNA-processing protein DprA, protein MKDLELFYLLALHHVPKVGDITAKKLIAHCGSPQSVLEESKKNLLKIEGIGSVMVDEILNKNHLDLAEKELQYIQNKKIKVTSFEDVDYPDNLKQCIDGPILLFSKGNIDLKNKKLISIVGTRNATSYGVSFCEKLVEELAIFNPVIVSGFAYGIDITSHKAAVKHGLQTIGCLAHGFNIIYPKVHKKYMSEMEENGGFLTDFWSIDDFDRNNFLRRNRIIAGLSEATIVIESSEKGGSLVTADIANSYDREVFALPGRFNDSQSVGCNNLIKFQKAHTLTNPMDVPYILNWQLQDVKKSTVQKQLFVELDENEKTIYKYLNDNNQQMLDVIAIECGLPIFKVASSLLSMELKGVVRPLPGKLFELT, encoded by the coding sequence ATGAAAGACCTTGAACTTTTTTACCTACTTGCCCTTCATCACGTGCCAAAAGTTGGGGATATAACTGCTAAAAAATTAATTGCTCACTGCGGTTCCCCTCAATCCGTTTTGGAGGAAAGCAAAAAGAATCTTTTGAAAATTGAAGGTATAGGATCGGTGATGGTGGATGAAATATTAAACAAAAACCATTTAGATCTGGCTGAAAAAGAATTGCAGTATATCCAGAATAAAAAAATTAAGGTAACCTCTTTTGAAGATGTAGATTACCCGGATAATCTTAAGCAATGTATAGATGGACCAATATTGCTTTTCTCTAAAGGGAATATCGATCTGAAGAATAAGAAACTAATAAGTATAGTGGGTACCAGAAATGCGACAAGTTATGGTGTTTCCTTTTGTGAGAAATTGGTGGAGGAATTGGCCATTTTCAATCCGGTCATCGTTTCGGGGTTTGCCTATGGTATTGATATCACTTCCCATAAGGCAGCCGTTAAACACGGCTTACAAACTATAGGTTGTTTGGCTCATGGATTCAATATCATTTATCCGAAGGTCCATAAGAAGTATATGTCAGAAATGGAGGAAAATGGAGGTTTTCTAACAGATTTTTGGAGTATTGATGATTTCGATAGAAACAATTTTCTAAGGAGAAATCGCATTATTGCTGGTCTCAGTGAAGCCACCATTGTAATTGAATCATCGGAAAAGGGGGGAAGCTTGGTAACGGCGGATATAGCAAATTCTTATGATCGGGAGGTTTTTGCATTGCCTGGAAGATTTAACGATTCACAAAGTGTTGGATGTAATAATTTGATCAAATTTCAAAAGGCACATACCCTGACCAACCCGATGGATGTGCCATATATATTAAATTGGCAATTACAGGATGTTAAAAAGTCAACTGTTCAAAAACAATTATTTGTTGAATTGGATGAAAACGAAAAAACGATTTATAAGTATTTAAATGACAACAATCAACAAATGCTTGATGTAATAGCCATTGAATGTGGTTTACCAATCTTTAAAGTCGCAAGTTCATTGCTCAGCATGGAACTAAAAGGGGTCGTAAGACCCTTGCCAGGGAAATTGTTTGAGTTGACTTAA
- the trpS gene encoding tryptophan--tRNA ligase, which yields MARILTGIQSTGTPHLGNILGAIKPAIEMASESDNESFLFIADMHSLTQIKDAEQLKFNTYSTAATWLAFGLDIENSVFYRQSDVPQVTELTWYLSCFFPYQRLTLAHSFKDKANRLEDVNAGLFTYPMLMAADILLYDSEIIPVGKDQLQHIEMTRDVASRFHAKMGDTFVMPRADVQEDTQLIPGTDGEKMSKSKGNTINIFLPEKQLRKQIMSIQTDSTPIEDPKDWTSCNCFAIFRLIATIEEVEQMKKNYEAGGYGYGHAKQALYELMLREYETPRRLYQHYMDNLSELDDALAIGASKAKTVADGVLKRVRDKVGY from the coding sequence ATGGCGCGCATTTTAACAGGTATTCAGAGTACAGGAACTCCACATTTAGGAAACATCTTAGGGGCTATAAAGCCGGCAATAGAAATGGCTTCAGAAAGTGATAATGAATCCTTTTTGTTTATAGCAGACATGCATTCGCTCACCCAAATTAAGGATGCGGAACAGTTAAAATTCAATACTTATTCAACTGCAGCAACTTGGTTGGCTTTTGGCCTAGATATTGAAAACAGTGTTTTCTACAGGCAAAGTGATGTGCCACAGGTTACGGAATTAACTTGGTACCTGAGTTGTTTTTTCCCTTACCAAAGACTTACGTTGGCCCATAGTTTTAAAGATAAGGCCAATCGCTTGGAAGATGTTAATGCTGGTTTATTCACCTATCCTATGTTGATGGCAGCTGATATATTGCTATACGATTCTGAAATAATACCAGTCGGCAAGGATCAGTTACAGCATATAGAAATGACTAGAGATGTGGCTTCTCGATTCCATGCTAAAATGGGCGACACTTTTGTGATGCCTAGAGCAGATGTTCAGGAAGACACCCAACTTATTCCAGGTACAGATGGTGAAAAAATGAGTAAAAGCAAAGGAAACACCATAAACATTTTTCTTCCTGAAAAACAACTTCGCAAACAAATTATGTCCATCCAAACAGACAGCACCCCTATAGAAGATCCAAAGGACTGGACTAGCTGCAATTGTTTTGCCATTTTTAGACTCATCGCTACAATTGAGGAGGTTGAGCAAATGAAGAAAAATTATGAGGCCGGCGGTTATGGTTACGGACATGCCAAGCAAGCTTTGTATGAACTAATGCTTAGAGAATATGAAACGCCACGAAGGTTATATCAACACTATATGGATAATCTAAGTGAATTAGATGATGCATTAGCAATAGGTGCGTCCAAAGCAAAAACTGTGGCTGATGGAGTTTTAAAACGTGTTAGGGATAAAGTGGGTTATTAA
- a CDS encoding lysophospholipid acyltransferase family protein encodes MVVFKYIFWILYRIWFYILVAIPIILLFPVLIIVISKEKWYPQFFKLARLWATFILLGMGFRPIICREQKTNPKESYMFIANHTSMADIMLMLYAVKNPFVFVGKQELAKIPLFGFFYKRTCILVDRSDAKSRQAVFKSAQKRLKQGLSVCIFPEGGVPDEHVILDEFKDGAFRLAINHQIPIVPLVFPDNKKRFSFSFFSGGPGVMRVKQNEFLSTQNLEIKDSPEIRERARTIILNELQNFNKNKKPLGT; translated from the coding sequence ATGGTGGTATTTAAGTACATTTTTTGGATTCTGTACCGAATTTGGTTCTACATCTTAGTTGCAATCCCAATAATCCTATTGTTTCCGGTTCTCATTATTGTTATTTCAAAGGAAAAGTGGTATCCACAGTTTTTTAAGTTAGCTAGACTTTGGGCAACCTTTATTTTGTTAGGGATGGGATTTCGACCTATAATATGTCGAGAACAGAAAACAAACCCAAAGGAGAGTTATATGTTTATTGCTAATCACACTTCCATGGCGGACATTATGTTAATGTTATATGCTGTAAAAAATCCATTTGTGTTTGTTGGCAAGCAAGAATTAGCTAAAATTCCTTTGTTTGGATTCTTTTATAAACGTACTTGCATTTTAGTAGATAGAAGTGATGCAAAAAGTAGGCAAGCTGTATTCAAGAGTGCTCAAAAACGATTGAAACAGGGGTTAAGTGTTTGTATTTTTCCTGAAGGAGGAGTTCCGGACGAGCATGTAATATTAGATGAATTTAAAGATGGTGCTTTTCGCTTAGCAATTAATCACCAAATCCCTATAGTACCATTGGTGTTTCCTGATAATAAAAAGCGTTTTTCATTTTCTTTTTTTAGTGGTGGTCCGGGTGTAATGCGTGTTAAGCAAAATGAATTTTTAAGCACTCAAAACCTCGAAATTAAAGACTCGCCCGAAATAAGGGAGCGAGCAAGAACGATAATCCTAAACGAATTACAGAATTTTAATAAAAACAAAAAGCCGCTCGGGACATGA